Within the Pseudomonas putida genome, the region GTGCTCACGTCACTGCCGGGCGCAAAGCACAGCACGGTGGTCAAGACGGCGGTCAAAGCCACCACCAGCATGACCGGCGAGCGCTTGAGGTGACGCGGGTCAAGCTTGACGAATGCCTGCACCAGCGCCGGGCGCCACAGCGCGGCGAAGCGGGTCTGGTCCTTGGCGCTGTGCCGGGCGTTCACTTCAGGAATGGGCATATTCATGGTCGGTTCCTCAGAAACCCAGGCTCAGGTGTTCAGCGATTGGCCCAAGGGCCAGGGTCGGCAGGAAGGTCAGGCCGCCCACCAGCAGGATGGTCACCAGCAGCAGGCCGGTGAACAGCGGGCCATGGGTCGGGAAGCTGTTGAGCCCTTGGGGCGCGCTTTTCTTCGCAGCCAGGCTGCCAGCCAAGGCCAGGATCGGCAGGATGTAGCCAAAGCGGCCGATGAGCATGGCCAGGCCGATCATCACGTTGTGGAACACTGTGTTGGCGCCGAAACCTGCGAACGCCGAGCCGTTGTTGGCGGCGCCGGAGGTGTAGGCGTAAAGCAACTGGCTGAAGCCATGTGCCCCCGGGTTGCTGACCGCGCCGGCAGGGCCTGGCAGGCTGGCGGCGATAGCGCCAAGCACCAGCACGCCCACCGGCATCACCAGCAGGGTTGCCACCAACAGTTGCACTTCCCGGGCCTGCAGTTTCTTGCCGAGGTATTCCGGGGTCCGGCCGATCATCAAGCCGGCCAGGAACACCGCGATCAACACGAACAGCAACATGCCGTAGAGCCCCGCGCCAACACCGCCGAAGATCACCTCGCCGACCATCATGTTGACCATGGCGACCATGCCGGTGAGTGGGTTGAGGCTATCGTGCATGGCGTTGACCGACCCGTTGGACGCTGCGGTGGTGGTTACCGCCCACAGCACCGAGCCGGTCGTGCCGAAGCGGCTTTCCTTGCCCTCCAGGGGTGCGCTCTGCTGAACCTGCGCGCTGTCAAGCGCCGGGTTGGGCTGGTGCTCCGACCACAGCGCGGTCGCGCCGCCAATCAGAAACAGGCCGAGCATGCAGGCAAGAATCGCCCGGCTCTGGCGCAGGTCCTTGACGTAATGGCCGAAGGTGAAGACCAGGGCGGCCGGGATCAGGATGATCGAAGCCACCTCGAACAGGTTGCTCCAGGCCGTGGGGTTCTCGAACGGGTGCGCCGAGTTGACACCGAAGAAACCGCCACCGTTGGTCCCCAATTGCTTGATCGCGATCTGGCTGGCGGCAGGGCCGAGCGGAATCGTCTGGTCAGCGCCTTGCAGGGTCACTGCGTGGGCGTAGTCAGCGAAAGTCTGCGGCACACCCTGCCAGACCAGCAGCAGCGCGAGCACCAGGCAGAACGGCAACAGGCCGTACAGGGTGGCACGGGTCATGTCGACCCAGAAATTGCCGATACTGCTGGTCGAGCGCCGGGCGATGCCGCGGCACAAGGCGACCAGTACGGCCAGCCCGGTAGCGGCGCTGACGAAGTTCTGTACAGTCATGCCCAGCATCTGGCTCAGGTAACTGACCGAAGCTTCACCGCTGTAAGCCTGCCAGTTGGTGTTGGTGACGAAACTCACCGCGGTGTTGAACGCCAACGACCATTCCAGGCCGGGCAAGTGTTGCGGGTTGAGCGGCAGATACCCTTGCAGCAACAGCACGCTGAAGAGCAGCACGAAGCCGGCCAGGTTGAATGCCATCAGCGCCAGGGCGTACTGCTTCCAGTTCTGTTCCTGATCGGCGCGCACGCCGGCCAGCCGGTAGCAGCCCCGCTCCACCGGCCCAAGCAGCGGCGTCAGCCAAGTCCGCTGCCCTTCCATGACGTTGAAGTAGAACCGCCCGAGCCAGGGTGCCGATAGCAGCACGATAGCGAAAAACGCCACCAGCAACGCGTAGTCATAACTGTGCATGGCCGCTCCCTAGCTGCGATCGGCGCGCAGCAGCGCCATCAGCAGGTAAACCGCCAATGCCACTGCCAGTAGCAGTGACAGCCCGTCGAGCATGTTCATGTGTGGATCTCCCCTGGTTACGGCTTGAGCCG harbors:
- the kdpA gene encoding potassium-transporting ATPase subunit KdpA, coding for MHSYDYALLVAFFAIVLLSAPWLGRFYFNVMEGQRTWLTPLLGPVERGCYRLAGVRADQEQNWKQYALALMAFNLAGFVLLFSVLLLQGYLPLNPQHLPGLEWSLAFNTAVSFVTNTNWQAYSGEASVSYLSQMLGMTVQNFVSAATGLAVLVALCRGIARRSTSSIGNFWVDMTRATLYGLLPFCLVLALLLVWQGVPQTFADYAHAVTLQGADQTIPLGPAASQIAIKQLGTNGGGFFGVNSAHPFENPTAWSNLFEVASIILIPAALVFTFGHYVKDLRQSRAILACMLGLFLIGGATALWSEHQPNPALDSAQVQQSAPLEGKESRFGTTGSVLWAVTTTAASNGSVNAMHDSLNPLTGMVAMVNMMVGEVIFGGVGAGLYGMLLFVLIAVFLAGLMIGRTPEYLGKKLQAREVQLLVATLLVMPVGVLVLGAIAASLPGPAGAVSNPGAHGFSQLLYAYTSGAANNGSAFAGFGANTVFHNVMIGLAMLIGRFGYILPILALAGSLAAKKSAPQGLNSFPTHGPLFTGLLLVTILLVGGLTFLPTLALGPIAEHLSLGF
- the kdpF gene encoding K(+)-transporting ATPase subunit F; this encodes MNMLDGLSLLLAVALAVYLLMALLRADRS